In Providencia zhijiangensis, a single window of DNA contains:
- a CDS encoding LemA family protein, which translates to MKFLIFIVVLVLIVIYFYNRIVALREAVVSSETEISVQLDRRGKVFDSLLATVKKYLSHETEVFTKITELRSQAQNATGDKAREAEDALSKMVSSGAINVAVEAYPELKSDAIMANLQEEIVSSENKLSFAKRGYNRSLETYNAYIASMPAALIVGIIPSLKINKEYWRLDEADIKTEESRRINFD; encoded by the coding sequence ATGAAATTTTTAATTTTTATTGTCGTATTGGTGCTGATTGTTATTTATTTTTATAACCGCATCGTTGCATTACGTGAAGCAGTCGTTTCTAGTGAAACTGAGATTTCTGTTCAATTAGATCGCCGCGGTAAAGTTTTTGATAGCTTACTGGCTACGGTCAAAAAATATTTAAGTCATGAAACAGAAGTCTTCACTAAAATTACAGAGCTCAGAAGCCAAGCACAAAATGCGACGGGGGATAAAGCTCGTGAAGCGGAAGATGCACTTTCTAAAATGGTCAGTAGTGGTGCTATCAATGTGGCAGTTGAAGCGTATCCAGAGTTAAAATCCGATGCGATCATGGCAAATTTACAAGAAGAGATCGTCTCTTCTGAAAACAAACTCTCTTTTGCTAAACGTGGCTATAACCGTTCATTAGAAACTTATAATGCGTATATCGCTTCTATGCCTGCTGCATTAATTGTTGGCATTATTCCTAGCTTGAAAATTAATAAAGAATATTGGCGTTTAGACGAAGCAGACATCAAAACTGAAGAGTCTCGCCGTATTAATTTCGATTAA
- a CDS encoding TerC family protein encodes MEWIADPSIWAGLATLIVLEIVLGIDNLVFIAILADKLPAKLRDRARITGLTCALVMRIILLFSLSWLITLTQPILTLFEHPFSARDLIMLIGGIFLLFKATMELNERLEGKDEHTNNQRKTSNFWAVVAQIIVLDAVFSLDSVITAVGMVDHIGVMVAAVTIAMMLMIWASKPLTSFVNAHPTIVILCLSFLLMIGFSLVAEGFGYAIPKGYLYAAIGFSIMIEMLNQFAQFNRRKFLKGSRPLRERTAEAVLRILSGKTERGELDARTSDLISDNQSVFDPQERLMIARVLGMAQRNVESIMTSRHDVDYLDINKSSSELIELMEKNPHSRFVVVDESIGDDPIGVVYVLDLVKQQLSGEQLNLRALVTQPLIFPEGLSLLKALEQFRKAHTHFAFVVDEFGSVEGIVTLTDVMETIAGNLPVGDEENDSRHDIQKLDDGTWIANGFMPLEDLIMYIPMELDDKREYETIAGLLMEHLQRVPEVGEQVEINGCIFQPLEVNSHRVNKVLITPPAPVGDGYDYVDD; translated from the coding sequence ATGGAATGGATCGCAGATCCTTCGATTTGGGCGGGTTTAGCTACCCTAATCGTTCTTGAAATCGTTCTTGGTATTGATAACCTCGTTTTTATCGCCATTCTGGCCGATAAACTCCCAGCTAAACTGCGTGATAGAGCTCGTATCACAGGGTTAACGTGTGCCCTGGTAATGCGTATCATTCTATTATTCAGCCTTTCATGGTTGATCACGCTGACCCAACCTATCCTAACTCTATTTGAGCATCCATTTAGCGCCAGAGACCTGATAATGCTTATCGGGGGGATATTCCTCTTGTTTAAAGCCACTATGGAGCTAAATGAGCGGTTAGAAGGAAAGGACGAGCATACCAACAATCAACGTAAAACCTCCAATTTCTGGGCGGTTGTCGCGCAAATTATCGTATTAGATGCGGTGTTCTCATTGGACTCCGTGATCACTGCGGTCGGTATGGTTGACCATATCGGCGTTATGGTTGCAGCGGTGACTATCGCCATGATGTTAATGATCTGGGCAAGTAAACCACTGACTAGCTTCGTTAATGCGCACCCAACCATCGTCATTTTATGTTTAAGCTTCTTGCTGATGATTGGTTTCAGCCTTGTGGCTGAAGGTTTTGGTTACGCCATTCCAAAAGGTTATCTGTATGCGGCAATTGGTTTCTCTATCATGATAGAGATGCTCAACCAGTTTGCGCAGTTTAACCGCCGTAAATTCTTAAAAGGTAGCCGTCCTCTACGTGAACGTACCGCAGAGGCTGTCTTACGTATTTTAAGTGGCAAAACTGAGCGTGGTGAATTAGACGCAAGAACCTCTGATTTAATCTCCGATAATCAATCTGTATTTGACCCACAAGAGCGCTTAATGATTGCTCGTGTATTGGGTATGGCGCAACGCAACGTCGAAAGTATTATGACGTCCCGCCATGACGTAGATTATCTGGATATCAATAAATCCTCATCTGAACTGATTGAATTGATGGAGAAAAATCCACACTCACGTTTTGTTGTGGTTGATGAAAGTATCGGCGATGACCCAATTGGTGTGGTGTATGTCTTAGATCTCGTCAAACAGCAACTTAGTGGTGAACAACTGAATTTACGTGCGCTGGTCACCCAGCCACTTATCTTCCCTGAAGGTTTATCACTGTTAAAAGCGTTAGAACAGTTCCGAAAAGCTCATACACACTTTGCTTTCGTTGTGGACGAATTTGGTTCAGTCGAAGGTATCGTGACATTAACAGACGTAATGGAAACTATCGCAGGTAATTTACCGGTTGGCGACGAAGAAAATGACTCCCGCCATGACATTCAAAAATTGGATGATGGTACATGGATTGCCAATGGCTTTATGCCACTGGAAGATTTAATTATGTATATCCCAATGGAGCTGGATGATAAGCGTGAGTATGAAACCATTGCCGGTCTTTTAATGGAACATTTACAACGCGTTCCTGAAGTGGGTGAGCAAGTCGAAATCAATGGCTGTATTTTCCAACCTCTTGAGGTAAATAGCCATCGCGTTAATAAAGTCTTGATTACACCACCTGCACCTGTGGGCGATGGCTACGATTATGTGGATGACTAA
- the gndA gene encoding NADP-dependent phosphogluconate dehydrogenase yields the protein MSKQQIGVVGMAVMGRNLALNIESRGYSVSIFNRSKDKTDEVIAENPGKKLVPNYTIEEFVDSLEKPRRILLMVKAGEATDKTIAALTPHLDKGDILIDGGNTLYKDTIRRNRELSEQGFNFIGTGVSGGEEGALKGPSIMPGGQKEAYELVAPILKEIAAKAEGEPCVTYIGPDGAGHYVKMVHNGIEYGDMQLIAEAYSLLKGSLNLSNEELAETFSEWNQGELSSYLIEITADIFKKKDEEGKYLVDVILDEAANKGTGKWTSQSALDLGIPLTLITESVFARYISFLKDQRVAASKVLTGPVLKTVEGDKKVFIEKVRRALYLGKIVSYAQGFQQLKAASDEYNWDLNYGEIAKIFRAGCIIRAQFLQKITDAYNDNAQIANLLLAPYFKQIADEYQQALRDVVCYGVQNGIPTPTFSAAISYYDSYRSAVLPANLIQAQRDYFGAHTYKRTDKEGVFHTEWME from the coding sequence ATGTCAAAGCAGCAGATTGGTGTTGTCGGAATGGCGGTCATGGGTCGCAACTTAGCCCTGAACATCGAAAGTCGCGGTTACTCAGTATCTATTTTTAACCGTTCAAAAGATAAAACTGATGAAGTCATTGCCGAAAATCCAGGGAAAAAATTAGTTCCCAACTACACGATTGAAGAGTTTGTCGACTCTCTGGAAAAACCACGCCGCATCCTGTTGATGGTTAAAGCGGGTGAAGCAACGGACAAAACCATTGCTGCATTAACGCCACATTTAGACAAGGGCGACATTTTAATCGACGGTGGTAATACCCTGTATAAAGACACAATCCGTCGTAATCGCGAACTGTCAGAACAAGGATTCAACTTCATCGGTACAGGTGTTTCCGGTGGTGAAGAAGGCGCACTGAAAGGCCCTTCAATCATGCCTGGTGGACAAAAAGAAGCATACGAATTAGTTGCCCCAATCTTAAAAGAGATTGCAGCGAAAGCGGAAGGCGAACCGTGTGTAACTTACATCGGTCCAGACGGAGCTGGTCATTATGTGAAAATGGTTCACAACGGTATCGAATACGGTGACATGCAATTAATCGCTGAAGCTTACTCTTTATTAAAAGGTTCTCTGAACCTGAGCAATGAAGAGCTGGCGGAAACGTTCTCTGAGTGGAACCAAGGCGAACTGAGCAGCTACCTGATTGAAATTACAGCGGATATCTTCAAGAAAAAAGATGAAGAAGGTAAATATCTGGTAGATGTCATTTTAGATGAAGCGGCTAACAAAGGTACCGGGAAATGGACTAGCCAAAGTGCTTTAGATCTTGGCATCCCACTGACTTTGATCACTGAATCTGTCTTTGCGCGTTATATCTCTTTCCTGAAAGACCAACGTGTTGCTGCATCTAAAGTTTTAACGGGTCCAGTACTGAAAACCGTTGAAGGTGATAAAAAAGTCTTTATCGAGAAAGTACGCCGTGCACTTTACTTAGGTAAAATCGTTTCTTACGCTCAAGGCTTCCAACAATTGAAAGCAGCGTCAGATGAATACAACTGGGATCTGAACTACGGCGAAATCGCGAAAATCTTCCGTGCTGGCTGTATCATCCGTGCGCAGTTCCTGCAAAAAATCACTGATGCATACAATGACAATGCGCAGATCGCAAACTTACTGTTAGCACCTTACTTCAAGCAAATCGCAGATGAGTACCAACAAGCTCTGCGTGATGTTGTCTGCTATGGCGTGCAAAACGGTATCCCAACACCAACATTCTCAGCGGCTATTTCTTACTACGATAGCTACCGCTCAGCGGTACTGCCTGCGAACTTAATTCAAGCGCAGCGTGACTACTTTGGTGCTCATACTTATAAACGTACTGATAAAGAAGGCGTTTTCCACACTGAGTGGATGGAATAA
- the udk gene encoding uridine kinase — MTDTSHHCTIVGISGASASGKSLIASTLYRELREKVGDHNIGVIPEDCYYKDQTDIPMEERLKVNYDHPNSMDHSLLYEHLKALKSGQAVEIPQYDYVAHTRKQQTVSFKPKKVIIIEGILLLTDKRLREEMDFSIFVDTPLDICLMRRIKRDVNERGRTLDSVIEQYNKTVRPMFLQFIEPSKQYADIIVPRGGKNRVAIDILKAKIGEFCQD; from the coding sequence ATGACTGACACATCGCATCACTGTACCATTGTAGGTATATCGGGCGCTTCTGCATCTGGCAAAAGCCTAATTGCAAGCACCTTATATCGGGAGTTAAGAGAAAAGGTTGGTGATCATAATATCGGTGTTATTCCAGAAGACTGTTACTATAAAGATCAAACAGATATTCCAATGGAAGAACGACTCAAAGTGAATTACGACCATCCAAATTCCATGGATCACAGTTTACTTTATGAACATCTCAAAGCACTGAAAAGTGGTCAAGCCGTCGAAATTCCTCAGTATGACTATGTCGCTCATACTCGCAAACAGCAAACCGTCAGTTTTAAACCAAAAAAGGTCATTATTATTGAAGGTATCCTATTATTAACAGATAAGCGTTTACGCGAAGAGATGGATTTCTCTATTTTTGTTGATACACCGCTGGATATCTGCTTAATGCGCCGTATCAAACGTGATGTTAATGAAAGAGGAAGAACATTAGACTCGGTTATTGAGCAGTACAATAAAACGGTTCGTCCAATGTTCTTACAATTTATTGAACCATCGAAGCAATATGCCGATATTATCGTACCTCGTGGCGGTAAAAACCGTGTGGCGATTGATATTTTGAAAGCGAAAATTGGTGAATTCTGTCAGGACTGA
- the apbC gene encoding iron-sulfur cluster carrier protein ApbC: MNDKSPEQNKPELLTEQVSTVLASFTHPTLKRNLISIKALHRCALLDNVLHVELVMPFVWKGPFQTLISEKTAELKQLTGAHAVEWKLRHDITTLKRANDLPGINGVRNILAVSSGKGGVGKSSTSVNLALALAQEGAKVGILDADIYGPSIPNMLGTTLERPTSPDGQHMAPIMAYGLATNSIGYLVTDDNAMVWRGPMASKALMQMLQDTLWPDLDYLVIDMPPGTGDIQLTLSQNIPVTGAVVVTTPQDIALVDAMKGIVMFKKVNVPVLGVVENMSAHICSNCGHVEPIFGTGGAEKLAEKYNTKLLGQVPLHISLREDLDRGQPTVMRDPEGEFADIYREIASNISALMYWEGDKIPTEISFRAV; encoded by the coding sequence ATGAACGATAAATCCCCCGAGCAGAACAAACCAGAACTGCTGACTGAACAAGTCTCCACTGTTTTGGCTTCATTTACACACCCAACTCTCAAGCGCAATCTGATTTCAATCAAAGCATTGCATCGTTGTGCGCTGTTGGACAATGTGTTGCATGTCGAATTAGTTATGCCATTTGTCTGGAAAGGCCCATTCCAAACGCTGATCAGCGAAAAAACGGCTGAATTAAAGCAATTGACGGGTGCTCACGCCGTAGAATGGAAATTACGCCACGATATTACCACTCTGAAGCGTGCCAATGATTTACCAGGCATCAACGGTGTACGTAATATTCTTGCGGTGAGTTCAGGTAAAGGTGGTGTGGGTAAATCCAGTACTTCCGTGAACTTAGCGTTAGCGTTAGCGCAAGAAGGCGCAAAAGTCGGTATCCTCGACGCGGATATCTACGGTCCTTCAATTCCGAATATGCTGGGAACGACACTGGAGCGCCCAACGTCTCCAGATGGTCAGCATATGGCACCGATTATGGCGTATGGCTTAGCTACTAACTCCATTGGTTACTTAGTCACTGACGACAACGCGATGGTATGGCGTGGTCCAATGGCGAGTAAAGCTTTGATGCAGATGCTGCAAGATACGCTATGGCCAGATCTGGACTATCTCGTTATCGATATGCCACCGGGAACGGGTGATATCCAACTGACTCTGTCACAAAATATTCCAGTGACAGGTGCAGTGGTTGTGACCACCCCGCAAGATATTGCCTTAGTAGATGCGATGAAAGGGATTGTCATGTTCAAAAAAGTGAACGTGCCAGTGCTGGGTGTTGTTGAAAACATGAGCGCACATATTTGTAGTAATTGTGGTCATGTGGAGCCTATTTTCGGTACCGGTGGTGCAGAAAAATTGGCTGAGAAATACAACACTAAACTGCTAGGTCAGGTTCCGCTGCATATTTCATTACGTGAAGACTTAGACCGTGGTCAGCCAACCGTAATGCGCGACCCTGAAGGCGAGTTCGCTGATATCTATCGCGAAATTGCGTCTAACATCTCTGCATTGATGTATTGGGAAGGGGATAAGATCCCGACGGAGATCTCTTTCCGCGCCGTGTAA
- the asmA gene encoding outer membrane assembly protein AsmA — MKRFLTTLIILLVVVVAGLTALVMLVNPNDFRGYLVQQVEKKSGYQLDFKGDMRWHVWPTLSIITGPVSVTAPNASQPVLSAENMRLDVDLWPLISHRLSVEQIVIDGAVIRKTPESEPIATVNTPVAPGGSQVPADTTDKSQWLLDISKIDITNSLVIWQTSKDEYNLRNINLSLKKSDDKQVAMKFSGNLNKNQQEFNFDIKSDIDLSKLSQQVSGKITQFDYQLSGVDLPENGISGKITSDFLYTKANSGEISLENLAIQANDSQLAGTISINLTDIPDVTVNLSSPTLNLDTLIGQAPAPGKSNTVSAASENTVSNNERVGVKPVISGSNMQKYDLTGLNGFTAQFNVSMDTLIYRGMSMTGVKIKGDNQTPRLTISQLEGNAFGGQFSLPVTINYSAIPAQVSAKPVFNNINLTPVLKAFSMPEKLSGIISLNAALSGIGYDDYAVKNQWQGPVNFELRSAKLADLNIPQLIQQSVSRFTNKINMPTDTNSFTEVDLFTVSGYLNKGNMNISALKATSSLLSITGQGRVNIPKETIDVNLGVNILGGWTGDSRLVQQLRNMNIPLRIYGGWNNLQYQLDVEKLLRNELRTQAKEAIGSFLKKEENKGLNDLLNAL, encoded by the coding sequence ATGAAACGGTTTTTAACGACGCTGATTATTTTACTTGTGGTGGTAGTAGCGGGGCTAACAGCTTTAGTGATGTTAGTGAATCCGAATGATTTTAGAGGCTACCTCGTTCAACAAGTTGAGAAAAAAAGTGGTTACCAACTTGATTTCAAAGGTGATATGCGTTGGCATGTATGGCCAACACTGAGCATCATTACTGGCCCAGTCTCAGTCACAGCACCTAACGCCAGCCAGCCTGTTTTAAGTGCTGAAAATATGCGCTTAGATGTGGATTTATGGCCGTTAATCTCCCATCGATTATCTGTTGAACAAATTGTCATTGATGGCGCAGTCATTCGCAAAACACCTGAAAGTGAACCCATTGCGACGGTTAACACCCCAGTTGCCCCCGGCGGCAGCCAAGTACCTGCTGACACAACAGATAAAAGCCAATGGTTACTCGATATCAGCAAAATTGATATCACGAATAGCTTAGTTATCTGGCAAACATCAAAAGATGAATACAACCTACGCAATATTAATCTGTCACTGAAAAAAAGTGATGATAAACAAGTTGCGATGAAATTCAGCGGTAATTTAAATAAAAACCAACAAGAATTTAATTTTGATATTAAATCAGATATCGATTTATCTAAATTATCTCAGCAGGTAAGTGGAAAAATCACGCAATTTGATTACCAACTCAGTGGTGTTGATTTACCAGAAAATGGTATTAGTGGAAAAATCACCTCAGATTTCCTGTATACAAAAGCTAACTCAGGGGAGATTAGTCTTGAAAATCTCGCCATTCAGGCAAATGACAGCCAATTAGCAGGCACCATCAGTATCAATTTAACCGATATTCCTGATGTAACGGTGAATTTATCCTCGCCTACTTTGAATCTCGATACGTTAATTGGGCAAGCTCCCGCTCCCGGCAAATCAAATACAGTCAGTGCAGCTTCAGAAAATACCGTCAGTAATAATGAGCGTGTAGGAGTCAAACCAGTGATTTCTGGTTCCAACATGCAGAAGTATGATTTAACGGGGCTGAACGGGTTTACCGCCCAATTTAATGTCTCAATGGATACGCTGATTTACCGCGGTATGTCGATGACCGGGGTAAAAATTAAGGGTGATAACCAAACACCACGTTTAACCATTTCTCAGTTAGAGGGTAATGCGTTCGGTGGGCAATTCTCACTGCCTGTCACCATTAACTACAGCGCTATTCCTGCGCAGGTTTCGGCAAAACCTGTATTTAATAATATTAATCTTACTCCGGTATTAAAGGCATTTAGTATGCCTGAAAAACTGAGCGGGATTATCTCATTAAATGCCGCATTATCCGGTATTGGCTACGATGATTATGCGGTTAAAAATCAGTGGCAAGGGCCGGTTAATTTTGAACTACGGAGCGCTAAGTTGGCGGATTTAAATATTCCGCAATTGATCCAACAATCGGTGTCCCGTTTCACTAATAAAATCAATATGCCAACAGATACCAACAGTTTCACAGAAGTGGATTTATTCACCGTGTCGGGATATCTCAATAAAGGCAATATGAATATTTCCGCTCTTAAAGCAACGTCTTCACTGCTGAGTATTACTGGGCAGGGGCGTGTGAATATTCCAAAAGAAACTATCGATGTTAATTTAGGCGTAAATATTCTCGGCGGATGGACTGGTGACTCTCGTTTAGTTCAGCAGTTGCGTAATATGAATATTCCACTGCGTATTTACGGTGGTTGGAATAACTTACAGTATCAATTGGATGTGGAAAAATTACTGCGTAATGAGCTACGAACTCAAGCTAAAGAAGCTATTGGTAGCTTTTTGAAAAAAGAAGAAAATAAAGGGCTAAATGATTTGTTAAATGCGTTGTAA
- a CDS encoding DKNYY domain-containing protein, whose protein sequence is MKAKIIILTVFGIIFTLSCAFISGIVLSMNKEPSSELRHNGEKLGYSIYTIYNDKVYASVPSNGDYLIENADPSSFALLPESSRYEQQVALDKNHVYCGNLAIPAFNPNSVIIVGNDYFTDGNQTVYCSMGSVRNYELSTMDELFQSWLYGWDLGSKPQTYIYPMKPLPASSTPYQALLSRYLATDGQRVFYKGEYMPDADPATLQDIGTVQDDNSVRDSLHFYRDNRNVYYDQYKLPIKSHSGLYSLILDGLFQEGYLIDPQSGNVAMNDILFPEQHAPYQLISRNGQHVNQALFLSKDGVFFYHREKETIVRAGANPFIDGELKEIAPLVFTHNNQTYYLQDSEIWGTNKNPGLISRSTKIYRFNETNSAPWEKVGDLDNRRFGQVWKKGDEYYYFDNLGSTQLIRYTIYRIDNQRTVYRLLNEKLLPRDIRVLIDNDDLQPIRGTEVVHAITKYR, encoded by the coding sequence ATGAAAGCCAAAATAATTATTCTTACAGTATTCGGCATTATTTTTACTTTATCTTGTGCCTTTATATCCGGCATCGTGCTTTCTATGAACAAAGAGCCTAGTTCTGAGCTCCGCCATAATGGTGAGAAGCTCGGCTACAGTATTTACACCATTTATAATGATAAAGTGTATGCGAGTGTTCCAAGTAATGGCGATTATCTGATAGAGAATGCAGACCCTTCTAGCTTTGCGTTATTACCTGAAAGTTCGCGTTATGAGCAGCAAGTGGCATTAGATAAAAATCATGTTTATTGTGGAAATTTAGCAATCCCTGCATTTAATCCTAACAGCGTGATAATCGTGGGGAATGACTATTTTACCGATGGAAATCAGACCGTATATTGCTCAATGGGCTCAGTAAGAAATTATGAGCTTTCAACAATGGATGAATTATTTCAGTCTTGGTTATATGGTTGGGATTTAGGGAGTAAACCGCAAACCTATATTTATCCGATGAAGCCACTTCCCGCATCATCGACGCCATATCAAGCATTATTATCACGTTATTTGGCAACTGACGGGCAGCGTGTTTTTTATAAAGGCGAATATATGCCGGATGCTGATCCTGCGACCTTACAGGATATTGGTACGGTACAAGATGATAACTCTGTACGAGATAGCCTTCATTTTTATCGTGATAATCGGAACGTCTATTATGACCAATATAAATTGCCAATAAAGAGTCATTCTGGTTTATACAGCTTGATATTGGATGGGTTATTTCAAGAAGGTTATTTGATTGATCCGCAATCTGGCAATGTGGCGATGAATGATATTTTATTTCCTGAGCAACATGCTCCTTACCAGCTAATAAGCCGTAATGGCCAGCATGTGAATCAAGCGTTATTTCTCTCTAAGGATGGCGTATTTTTCTATCATAGAGAAAAAGAAACTATTGTTCGCGCGGGAGCGAATCCATTTATTGACGGTGAATTAAAAGAAATTGCGCCTTTAGTGTTCACTCATAATAACCAAACGTATTATCTACAGGATTCCGAGATTTGGGGAACCAATAAAAATCCGGGGTTAATTTCACGGAGTACAAAAATTTATCGTTTCAATGAGACGAATAGCGCACCATGGGAAAAGGTGGGTGATTTAGATAATCGCAGATTTGGCCAGGTATGGAAAAAAGGGGATGAATATTATTATTTTGATAATTTAGGCTCCACTCAATTAATTCGATATACCATTTATCGGATCGATAACCAGCGTACCGTGTACCGTTTATTGAACGAAAAGTTATTACCAAGAGATATTCGTGTCTTGATTGATAATGATGATTTACAGCCGATAAGAGGCACCGAAGTGGTTCATGCAATTACCAAGTATCGATAA
- the htpX gene encoding zinc metalloprotease HtpX produces the protein MDFRNVIRKNNIRTRLVVLSYIVLMLVIGSLADTATHPDERMDFTSNLIAFATLQQLPVATFIILGLTFLGLLYIHFFGHKLMLAGMNAKEITQEGASTPEERQLFNILEELSLSATLGYVPRLYILDTDEPNAFAAGWNSRNALVGVTRGLLQTLNRQEVQAVMAHEVGHIIHGDSKLTLYVGILANVILTVTNVFAQVFIRSAGRSRNNSANKAQTILLLMNIVLPIITKVLYFYLSRTREYMADAAAVDLTSDNQAMISALKKISGDHQKHDYDDESTGQAYRQAAYIFNKGDSVFSTHPSIENRIAALEGRKQF, from the coding sequence ATGGATTTTAGAAACGTTATACGTAAAAACAATATCCGTACTCGGTTAGTTGTGTTGAGTTATATTGTGTTGATGCTAGTGATAGGTTCGCTTGCGGATACCGCAACCCATCCAGATGAGAGAATGGATTTTACCTCGAACCTGATAGCATTTGCGACATTACAACAACTGCCTGTGGCAACCTTTATTATTCTTGGTCTGACATTTCTAGGTTTACTTTATATTCATTTCTTTGGGCATAAATTGATGCTTGCAGGAATGAATGCGAAGGAAATCACCCAAGAAGGGGCTTCAACCCCGGAAGAAAGACAGCTATTCAATATTTTGGAAGAGCTGAGCTTAAGTGCGACATTAGGTTATGTACCGCGCCTGTATATTTTAGATACTGACGAACCTAATGCATTTGCGGCTGGCTGGAATTCTCGTAATGCTTTAGTCGGCGTCACGCGTGGTTTATTACAAACGCTAAATCGCCAAGAAGTTCAAGCGGTAATGGCCCATGAAGTGGGGCATATTATCCATGGTGATTCAAAATTAACGCTGTATGTGGGGATTTTAGCGAATGTTATTTTGACGGTAACGAACGTTTTTGCTCAAGTGTTTATTCGCTCAGCAGGACGCAGCCGCAATAATTCAGCGAATAAAGCACAAACCATTTTATTATTGATGAATATCGTGTTGCCAATCATTACCAAAGTACTCTATTTTTATTTATCGCGTACCCGTGAATATATGGCGGATGCGGCAGCGGTGGATTTAACCTCTGATAACCAAGCAATGATCAGTGCCTTGAAGAAAATTTCAGGGGATCATCAAAAGCATGATTATGATGATGAAAGCACCGGACAGGCATACAGACAGGCGGCATATATTTTTAACAAGGGTGATTCTGTATTTTCAACGCATCCTTCCATAGAGAACCGAATTGCGGCTTTGGAAGGGCGTAAACAGTTTTAA
- the dcd gene encoding dCTP deaminase has protein sequence MRLCDRDIIQWMDEGRLVISPRPPIERINGATADVRLGNQFRVFRGHTAAFIDLSGPKDEVNAALDRVMSDEIVLKDDEPFFLHPGELALAVTLESVTLPDNLVGWLDGRSSLARLGLMVHVTAHRIDPGWRGQIVLEFYNSGKLPLALRPGMVIGALSFEPLSGSADRPYNSRQDAKYKNQQGAVGSRISQD, from the coding sequence ATGCGTCTTTGTGACCGCGATATAATTCAGTGGATGGATGAAGGTCGACTTGTTATTAGCCCACGTCCACCGATTGAACGGATCAACGGAGCGACTGCGGATGTTCGTCTTGGGAACCAATTTCGTGTTTTTCGTGGACATACTGCGGCATTTATTGATCTCAGTGGACCAAAAGATGAAGTCAATGCGGCATTAGACCGTGTGATGAGCGATGAAATTGTTCTTAAAGATGACGAGCCTTTCTTCCTTCACCCTGGTGAATTGGCTCTGGCGGTTACGCTAGAATCCGTCACACTACCCGATAATTTAGTTGGTTGGTTAGATGGCCGTTCTTCACTAGCAAGACTTGGATTAATGGTCCACGTCACAGCCCACCGGATTGATCCAGGCTGGCGCGGCCAAATTGTGTTAGAGTTTTATAACTCAGGTAAGTTACCTTTAGCATTACGTCCAGGCATGGTAATTGGTGCGCTAAGCTTTGAGCCGCTATCCGGCAGTGCAGACAGACCTTATAACAGCCGACAAGATGCAAAGTATAAAAACCAACAAGGTGCTGTTGGTAGCCGTATTAGTCAAGACTAA